AGAAGAGCTAACCCCTGCTGACACCGCCTTGATGGACCCCAAAAGAGTCTCGGGCTTTGCCACTGTTTTAGGGGGACCAGAAAGCCACACCGCCATTATGGGGCGTGCTTTAAACCTGCCGGCTGTTTTGGGCGCAACGGGGATTATTGGCGCAATCAATACCGGTGATCATGTCATTATTGATGGGGATGCCGGGCGCGTTGTTGTTAACCCGACAGAAAAAACCAAACATTTTTACCTCAAACGTGCACAAGAAAACCTTGATCGTGCCACCCGTCTAAGCGTTTTAAAAGAACGCCCTGCCATCACAAGTGACGGGGTCAGCATCACCTTAAAAGCCAATATCGAATTGCCTGTTGAGATTGATAACGTTCTTGAAAACGGGGCGGAAGGGGTTGGCCTTTTGCGCAGTGAGTTTATGTATATGAACCGCGAGACCTTGCCGAGCGAAGATGATCAATATGACGTCTTTAAGACTTTGCTTGAAAAGCTTGATGGCAAGCCGCTAACCGTGCGCACCCTGGATATTGGCGGGGATAAAACAGCCAAATCCCTCATTGATGATTTTGGTAATTCCATCTGCAATCCTTTGGGCATGCGCGGGGTACGTCTCTCGCTTAACCGACCCGATATTTTAGAAACCCAATATCGCGCCATGTTGCGCGCAAGCCTGCACGGGCCTATCCAAATTCTCTTACCTATGGTGACGTCGGTTAATGATGTGCGCCAAGCACGACGCATTTTACATAAAGTCGCTGCTGAGCTGCGCACAGAAGGCCATGAGATTGCCCAATATCTCCCGCCCCTTGGCGCCATGATTGAGATCCCCGGTGCAGCCCTTGCAGCAGATGCCCTAGCTCAGGTCTGTGAGTTTTTTGCCATTGGGTCAAACGATCTCACCATGTATACACTGGCAACCGATCGCGCCGATGAGCAGGTCGCCCATCTTTATGACCCGCTTCACCCCGCTGTCTTGCGCCTCATCCAATTTACGACCCAAGCTGCTTTGCGCAATAATATCCCCATCAGCCTATGTGGGGAAATTGCAGCTAATCCACGCTATAGCCCCTTATTATTGGGATTAGGCATTCGTGATCTTTCCATGAGTGCATCCAACATTCCAAAAGTCAAAGAACGCTTGTTGGAAATGGAATGTGGCGCAGCAACCCAACGCGCAAATATCATCATGGAGCAAACCGACAGCGGGCGCATTGCCATGTTGCTGGATGATTTTAGTGATCGGGGTCGCGCTTAAGCCTCAACCGCTTCAATGACACTTTGCACAGTGACATCATTCAGGCAGTCTTCACGCAAGATACTCACGTTAGGTCCGCGTTGACCACAAAGTTTCGGGTCTGAGGCTTTGGAATAAAGCACGATGGATTTACAGCCTGCCAGCGAGATAAGATGCATTGGCCCTGTATCATTGCCAATCGCCACATAGGCATAGCGCGCCAGTGCGGCCAATTCCAAGAAATCTGTCTGACTGGAGAGATCAATTACATCAGGGCAAAGATCAAGGATTTCATCCAAGACGTCGCCTTCTTTGGCAGTCCCTAACATGACAGGCTGGATGTTGCGTTCCAGCAATGCATGGGCAAGCTCTGCATATTTTTTTGCAGGCCAACGTTTATCAGGGCGATGCGGTGCCCCACCGGGAACGAGCAAGGCAATATGGGTATCTAGATCAAAGCGCGAAAGATCGCCCTTAGCCCATGATAGGTCTGGCATGGGCGTTTCATAGATGCCCGCCATTTCAAGCTGTTCGGCTTGGCGATCAATGGTATGCATGAAATCACGCTGGATATTGGCATGGGGATGCGAACACCCCCGCGCAATGCCCGACCATTTTACCTTGGCCCCCATGAGCTTGAAATAACTGGAAGAGCGATCAGAGGTTTGCAAATCATAAACCCGATCAAAATTCCCGCTTTTAAGCTGTTGGCGCAGTTTAAGGGTGCGACGTACTTGCCATGCCTTGGGCCGCGTGTCCGACCAAACCGCATCGAAATAGCCGCATTCTTTACCCAAGGCCATATAGGGCTTGGTGGTTAATAAGGTGATATGGGCTTCTGGATGGTGATCGCGAATAGCTTTCATCGGGCCTAAAGCCTGAATAAAATCCCCCAGCGCACTCAATTTAATGACCAGAATGCGTTCTTTCGCCTCATTAGACTGCGACATTAGTTCTCTAGGCTCAGCACTTCGTTATAAACTTCAAGGGTTTTAGAACACATGGCATCCTTAGAAAAGCCCTCGCGAATATGTTTCATGGCTTGGCCCGCCATTTTTTCGCGTTTTTCTTCAGACAGGTTCAGGCCTTTTGCAATGGCCTGTGACATGGTTTCTGAATCACCGGGCTTACAAAGCCAGCCGGTATGATCCTCAATTACAGTTTCGCGCGCACCGCCATGATCGGTCGCCACAACGGGGCGCCCCATGGCTTGGGCTTCACAGACCACACGGCCAAAGGCTTCAGGATCGGTTGAGGCAGAAACAACAATATCAGACAACATATAAGCTGTGGGCATATCTGTGCATTCATCAACGATGGTGATGACGCCTTCCAGATTATGGTGCTTAATGCGTTTAACCAATTCTTTGCGATATTCACTGCGCCCCTGATCGGACCCGATCAACAAACAGCAGATATCTTTGCGTTCCAGTTTGGCAATGGCATCAATAAAGACCAATTGGCCTTTCCAACGGGTCAATCTGCCGGGCAAGGCCACAACAGGTACCCCATCAGGGATATTCCATTGGGTGGAAAGTTTCACCAAACGCTCCGCTGTGACTTTTTCAGGGTCAAAACGAAACAGGTCAACACCACGGTGAATAACGCGGATAATCTCGCGGCGTACCCCGTAAATCTTGCGCATATGGCCTGCAATAAAGCTGGAAATCGCAATAACGCGCTCACCCTTGGTCATCACCGAATTATACCAACGCTTCATTGGGTTTTGATGGCTATAGGTGCCATGGAAGGTGGTGATGAAAGGTGTATGTGTTCTTTTAGATGCCCAATAAGCACTCCATGCTGGTGCGCGAGAGCGCGCATGAACCAGATCAACACTTTCCTGCTTGATCATTTTTTCAAGACGCGTGGCGTTTTTGCGAATGATAAAGAAGTTTTTTGATTCAACGTTCATTTCAACATGTTCAGCGCCCACACGGGTCAGCTCATGCACCATGGGCCCACCAGCAGAGACCACAATGGCACGTCCCCCTGCTTTAACGATGGCTTCAGCCATTTCCACTGTGCCACGTTCCACCCCGCCCGTTACCATGGCAGGTAAAACCTGCATGACTGTTGCAAGGCGGCTAGAATTTTGTGGGGTTTGCCCCGTATCTGAATTGGTGTTATCTATCATGCTTATTGTTCTTAAATTATGTTTCTTATTGAGTGTTATAAGTTATGACGACCGAACTTCCTACAGGAAATAGCGCACCCTCCTTCTTAACACAAGAAAATGGTGAACGAATTGCGTATCACTATACCCCCGGAAAAGGCCCCGGTGTAATTTTTCTTCATGGACTTATGTCGGATATGGACGGTGGCAAGGCCTTGCATGTTGAAGACTATTGCAAGAAACGCGGCAATGCTTTTTTGCGCTTTGACTGCCAAGGTCATGGAAAATCAGACGGTTTATTTAAAGATGGTCATTTAACACGTTGGTCTGATGACACGGTTGATGTGCTGGACCAGCTCACTCAAGGCCCGCAAATCCTTATTGGCTCCAGCATGGGCGGGTGGAACATGCTTTTATCAGCACTAAAACGCCCAGATCGCATTGCTGGCCTTTTAGGCATCGCCGCAGCACCAGATTTCACCGAAGACCTGATGATGAATGACCTCAGCCCTGAGCAGCATGCCATTATCAATGAACAAGGTTATGTGGAAATCCCCAGTGATTATGGTGATGAGCCCTATGTCATTTCCAAAGCCATGCTGGATGATGGGCGTGAGAACCTTTTGCTCCGCCGCACTATTGAGCTGGATATGCCCGTGCGCTTGATCCACGGGATGGAAGACCCCGATGTACCTTGGAAAACAGCCTTGCGCATTCAAGAGATGATCACATCTAATGACGTTGAAATCCAGTTTGTCAAAAAAGGCGACCACCGTTTAAGTGAAGATCACGACCTAGATCGCCTCACCCGCACCTTGGAAGCCCTGCTTCAACAGGTTGAATAAATATCTTTTTAAGCACTGATCCTGCCACTAGGCAAAATTTGCCCACCTCATACTCGGCAATTTTTGCCTAGCTGGTGTAATAGGCACGTTGCAAGTGCTGGATATGGATTAATGTACCAAGCCATTGGTTCTCGTAACATTCACGAATGGCATCATCAAAACCGACTGCTTTTACAAGACGTTGGGCAAAATCAGCTTGATAGTCTCTATTTCTATAGGTCCGTTGCATGTAATGTGTCATAGCGGCCTCTCCTTCTGTGAGTATTTTATGACATTGGTATTACCAATTTATTAAGCAGACTCCATGCCAGAAAAATAAAGAAAATACTTCTTGATAAACATATAAAGATTTCTTTATATTACCACAAAACCGTTTCTTGCTAACTTACCCCTGCTGGGTAGGTCGCATTTTTATGACCAACCGTCCTGTTGTGGCGGTCTATATGTGGAGATACTCACCATGGGTGAATTTACAGATTATCAGGTTGCCGATATCAGCCTTGCCGATTGGGGCCGCAAAGAATTGACACTTGCAGAGGCTGAAATGCCGGGCCTTATGTCCCTTCGTGAAGAATTTGGCGCATCACAGCCCCTTAAAGGCGCAAAGATTGCAGGTTCTCTTCACATGACAATCCAAACAGCTTGTTTGATTGAAACATTGGTTGAGCTGGGCGCAGAAGTTCGTTGGGTTTCTTGTAACATCTTCTCGACACAAGACCACGCGGCAGCCGCTATTGCAGCAGCTAACATTCCTGTATTTGCCCATAAAGGCGAAACTCTGGAAGAATATTGGGACTTCACACACCGCCTGTTTGCTTGGCATGACGGTACAACACCAAACATGATCTTGGATGATGGTGGCGATGCCACTGTACTGATCCACCTTGGTCAAGATGCTGAAAAAGACATCTCTGTTTTGGATAACCCGGGTTCTGAAGAAGAAACAATCTTGTTCGCAGCCATCAAAAAACACATCGCCATCGACCCACAATGGTACACAAAAGCGGGCGCGGCACTGATGGGTGTGACAGAAGAAACAACAACAGGTGTTCACCGCCTCATCGAAATGGCACGCAAAGAAACTTTGCTCTTCCCAGCCATTAACGTAAACGATTCTGTTACAAAATCTAAGTTTGACAACAAATACGGTTGTCGTGAGTCTCTTGTTGATGGCATCCGCCGTGCAACTGACATCATGATGGCGGGTAAAGTAGCTGTTGTTTGTGGTTACGGCGATGTGGGTAAAGGTTCTGCTGAATCTCTTCGCGCTTCTGGCTGTCGTGTTCTTGTCACCGAAATTGATCCAATCTGTGCGCTGCAAGCCGCCATGGAAGGTTTTGAGGTTGTCACAGTTGAAGATGCCCTTCCTGAAGGTGACATCTACGTTACAACAACAGGTAACTTCGACATCATCCGCAAAGAACATATGGTTGCCATGAAAGACGGTGCCATCGTTTGTAACATCGGTCACTTCGATAACGAAATCCAGATCGCTGCGACAAAAGAATTCACATGGACAAACATCAAGCCACAAGTTGATCAAATCGAAATGCCAAACGGCAACAAGATCATCATGCTGGCTGAAGGTCGCCTTGTTAACCTCGGTTGTGCAACAGGTCACCCCTCATTCGTGATGTCTGCCTCTTTCACCAACCAAGTTCTGGCCCAAATCGAACTTTACCAAAACAATGCGGATGGCAAATACAAAAACGAAGTTTACGTATTGCCTAAGCACTTGGACGAAAAAGTTGCAGCTCTACACCTTGAAAAGCTCGGCGTGAAACTGACTAAATTGTCACAAGCACAAGCTGATTACATCGGCGTTCCTGTGAACGGTCCGTTCAAGCCAGATGCATACCGCTACTAAGCGATCTTGCTCACGCACTAAAAAGCCCCGCCTTGAGTTTTTCTTGAGACGGGGCTTTTTTATTTTTTGCTCTTGGGTTTTAAATAATGGCGCATCTGATGTGACCCATCAATACGCGAAGCCGCTTTTGCCCGATACATGGCTTCATCGCCTTGTGTCACCAACTCATCCATGGATGAAAATTTATCCGGCCCGGTTTCAGAAACCCCCATGCTGAACGTCACCCCGTGGGTCTCGCCCTTATCAAAACAGGCCTGTAACCTGTCACAGAATTTTTCAGAAGCCGTCCAATCTGTCCCCGGCATAATCACCGCAAACTCATCCCCGCCATAGCGACAACAGATATCAGAAGTACGTGCAGTTTCCAACATGGCGTGGCCCACACGGGCCAATAAGGCATCACCTTCGCGGTGGCCTTTTTTATCATTTAAATCTTTAAATTTATTCAAATCAAAATACACAAGACTTAAGCTTGTTTCATTACGCTCTGCAACCGCAATTTCATGGCGCAAACGTTCATAAAAAGACCGTTGATTTTGTAGTTTGGTCAAACCATCTGAGCGCGACATCTCTTCAAGTTGGCGGGTACGTTCAGCCACAGTTTGCTCCAACGTCCCGGCATAATTTTCAAGCTCATCTTTAGCCACCAGCACTTCAGACATCATGGAATTGATATAGGTATCAAACACAAGCTGAATATCCAGCATCAATAATTTTCGCATGGCAGCTGAACGGCGAAAGGCCTTGGTAAGATCCCCCTCACAAGCATCTGTGACATAGCGATAAAGGATTGCTTCAAGACGAGAGAGTGACGAAATATAAAGTTTTGGCGACACACCAATGCTGTTATGGACCTTACCGATGCGCAAACGCCGATTGACATAAGTACTGTCGTAATAACCTTCAAACAACTCTGAAACATAGCGTTTCATTGAGCCATGAAGCCGTCGAAAAGTCTCCGCATCGCCAATCAAGACCTGAATTTCACGCACGCTACGTTGATAGTTATAAAACTCATCAACAATCTGTTCTAAATTCTCTTGAATATGGCTTTTACATTCCACAAGTGCCTTCTCATCATCTTTATAAAAACCGATGAGTTCCTTGCGCTGTTCAATGTCACGCTCTGTGATTTTCAACTGTTCAGCAAGGGTCATGCCCGTTAATTGACCAGAATGACTTGAAAAATCTTCCATATGGATTATCTCCTTTGCGCAAAGACAGACTCTAAGTTGATATGTTTTTCACCTATTTTCAATAGGTTATTTTATCATTACACTGACGCAATGGTTGTTTCTTTCCCTTAAACTGCGTAGAATCAGACCAGTTTTTCAAACAAGGCTTTTTTATTTATGGATTCACTGGGCGCGCTCATATTAGGCATGGTTGCACTTGCCGCCCTTGGTGTGCCTGCTCTCTTCTTGTTATGGCGCAAAAATAAATCCCTGTTAGAAGAACGTGAAACACTTGGCCAACAGACCCTTCAGCTCCAAGAAGTGCTCGTGGGTATCCCTGATGGGCTTTATCGCTGGAATGTGGTCAATGGCATTGAAAACTGTTCTGCGCGCATGGCGGTTTTATTAGATTTGCCCAAAGGCACCCAATCGCGCTATGGCGATATTTTAGAATGTTTTGATGATGAGGCCGCGCGCACCCTTGATGCCGCTGTTTCCTCCCTTCACAATGAAGGTATGAGCTTTGACATCATCCTGCCCCTTCAAGGCGGGGATGACCGTGTGGTCCAGGCTGTGGGTCAACGGGTATTAAGCGAAGAGGGCGAGCCGCTTGTGGACCTTCTTTTCATGCGCCTTGCCAATGGGGCTATCGTTGCAAATGGCCCTATGGCGCGCTCCCTTCAGGCCATGACGAGTGAGCGCGACAAGCTTGTCTCTGTGCTGGAAAGCCTGCCACTGCCCATCTGGATGCGCGATGCCAGTGGTCATATTATCTATCATAACCCCGCTGCCCCCGATAGTGACCATACCCAACATATCGCCCAACGCGCCATGGAAGCAGGCCGTGAAGTGCGCGAACGTTTAAGCCTGCCCGTTGGTCAAAATGCCCGCCTGTTTGAAATTGCTGAAATCCCCTTACCCGGTGGTGAAGGCTTCATCGGCATTGCTGAGGATATGACTTCGGCTGAAAATATGGTGGAAAATGCCCAGCGCGGTGAAAGCCTGTTGCGCGCAGCCCTTGAAAATCTTGTCACCGCCATTGCCATTTTTAACGGTGATACCCGCCTTGGCTTTTACAATACAGCATACGCCCAACTCTGGGACCTTGATAAAGACTGGCTTGATGGGCGCCCCTCCTATGGGGAAATCCTTGATCGCCTGCGCGAAACACGAAAACTACCGGAATACGCCAATTTCAAAGCTTTCCGCCAAGAACAGGTCGCCAAGTTTGTCGAGCTGCAACACCCGGAAGAAGACAGCCTGCATTTACCGGATAATTCCACCATTCGCACCATCACCAGCCCCCATCCGGTCAGTGGTCTGGTGATGACCTTTGAAGATGTCACCGACACCATTGCCCTTGAAAGTTCAAACAAGGCGCTATCTGCTGTGCAACGCGAAACACTGGATAACTTGTTTGAAGGGGTCGTCGTGTTTGGCCCCAATGGCAAGGTCCGTCTCTCCAACCCTGCCTTTGCCCAAATCTGGCACCTGCCTGAGGAATTCCTCGCCACCAAGCCCCATATCACCGATGTGCTGGAACGCTGTCGTGATTTTTACGAAGGGGTGGAAAACTGGACGAGCTTTCGTGAACAACTGGTTGCCCGCATCATGATGCGCGAGCCCAACAACCAGCGCCTTGTGCGCAGTGATGGCTCCATCCTTGAATATGCCTCTGTCCCCTTGCCCGATGGCGGATCGCTCCTGTCTTATCTGGATGTGACTGACAGTGCTGTTGTCGAACAGGCATTGCGCGAAAGATCAGATGCCCAACATGAAGCGGACCGCCTTAAATCTGAATTCATCGCCAATGTATCTTATGAAATTCGCACCCCCCTGACCACACTTGTGGGTTTTGCCGACCTGCTCTGTGAAGAATATTTCGGCCCGCTGAACAAGCGCCAGATGGAATATGCCAAGGGCATCCACACCAGTGCAGAACAACTTAGCTCGCTTGTGGCAGATATCCTTGATCTTGCCAATATTGAGGCCGGACAAATCTCGCTTGAGCTTGATACACTTGATATCCAGACCATGCTTGTATCTGTTCTTGGCCTTGTTAAAGAAAGTGCCAAGCGCCGCCGCCTCAGCCTTGAATATGATTGCCCCCAAGATATCGGCTGGATGACGGCAGATGAAAAACGCTTAAAACAGGTGATGTTCAATCTGCTCACCAATGCCATTCGTTATACCCCTCATGGCGGAACGGTTACCCTAAGCGCCAAGCGCGACCCTTACCAAATCATCTTTAGTGTTTCTGATACGGGCAAGGGCATTCCACAGGCAGATCAAGATCGAATTTTTGGCAATTTTGAACGCGGTGAGACCCATGGTACGGGCAAAGGCGGGGCAGGATTGGGCTTAACTTTGGTGAAACGATTTATCGAATTACACGATGGTAGCGTGACACTGGACTCCGTTCCTGATAAAGGAACGGTTATTACCTGTCGCCTTCCCATATAGGAATTAAGAATTATGGAAAACGATAAAATGCAGGCCATTGCTGCACGACTTGCCGCCATGCGCGATATTATTATTGAGCGCGAAGGCGAGGATGTTCAAGACCAGTTTGAGGTCGGGCCTTATATCATCATCGTCAATATCGAAGGCAGCGGTTATAGCGAAGATGAAGAAGTTTTCACCTTAATCCAGCTTGAAAAAGGTCCCATGGGCATGGAAAGCCTAATGGCCTGTGCGGTGGAAAACCAAGATGGTGACAGCTATATCATCGCCAATGAAGATGAAAACATACTGGACCAACTCGATGAAGCCTGCGATAAAGTGTACCGCCATTGGCACTGGCTGGACCTGCCCAATGTGCTGCCCGGTTCTGAACTAGAAGACGAAGACGATTTCGATGACGACGAAGATTTCTAACGATTATAAATTTTATGCTGGTTTCTTGCGCTTTGTTGCGGCTAAAACCGATAAAAGCGATGTGAATGTCAATGCCATGATGGCAGAGCTTAACCAAGCCGCAGACCAGCTTGATAATGGGTCACGTTTTACCCTGCTGGCTAGTCGAGCCCAAGCCACATCGCGTGCTTTTGCCGGGGTGGCACAATTTCTTCAACACCGCATTTTGCCTGAGGCTCAGGCCCATGGTGATGAAAAAGCCATTAAGCAATTAGAATGGGCGGTTGCAGCTTCTTTGCAGGTTGGGCGTGCAATTATCCTGCATCTGGATGATATTGAACCAGATAAAATCAGCACGGATTTCATTGAAATTAAAATGCCTGTGCTTGATCGTATTCCCGGTGTGCAAAACGAAGAAGACAAACCAACATTGCATTAAGAAACTATTTGGTTCATTATGAGCCAAATATAAGAAACTAGGCAGGGATATAATGAGCGATATGCTTTGTGAAGAGACTTTAAACGAGCTTGTAGAACAGGTCGGTGCAGAATTAGTTGCAACCCTGCTTGTTGATTTGGCTGATGATGCAGGTGGACGTGTTGCCAACATGCAGAACCTTCTTGCAGCCAATGATATGGATGAGCTGCGCAAAGAAGCTCATACGCTGAAATCATCTACAGGTACCCTTGGCTTAACTCTGCTTTCTGAACAAGCTGCCATTATTGAGCGCAAGCTTGTAACAGGCGAAGGCCCTGAAGTTGCCCCTATCGTTCCTGAACTGACAAAGCTTTTGGAAGATGGCCTTGCTGCAGCAAACATCTGGATTGCTGATAAAGTTTAAGAGCCGGCCCCTAAAGCCAACTTCACTGCCATATCACAATGGATTTGCGCCGTATCAAAAAGCGCAACTTCTGTGTCTTCTTGTGACACCAACAGAGCTATTTCTGTACAGCCCAAGATCACGGCCTCACAGCCTTCTTCATGAAGGTCATCAATGATGGCAAGGAAAAGGTCGCGCGAATCTTCCTTGATGATACCTTGGCAGAGCTCATTATAGATAATCTCATGCACCCATTCCTGCTGGGCCTCAACGGGGACAACTACATCAATCCCATGATTTTTTGAAATCCGCCCTTTATAGAACGCCTGCTCCATCGTGAATTTGGTGCCAAGCAGCCCCACACGCTTGATCTCTTTTTCCTTTAAGGCCTCAGCCGTTGCATCCGCAATATGAAGAATGGGAATATCAATGGCTTCTTCAATCTGATCTGCCACCTTATGCATGGTGTTGGTGCAAATCAGTAAAAAATCAGCACCAGCCGCCTCAACAGATTTTGCCGCCTCACTTAGGATCACAGCCGTTTCATCCCAGTTATCCTCATGTTGAAGCTTCTCAATCTCAGCAAAATCCACACTGACCATGGCGATTTTAGCACAATGGAGCCCGCCAAGGGCTGACTTCACCCCCCGATTGAGCGCCTGATAATAACTTGTTGTTGATTCCCAGCTCATCCCGCCGAGCATACCGATGGTTTTCATAATCTACATCTCCGCTAAGGCTGCATCAAATCGGCTAAATAAGGCGTCCAGATCAGTCTGCTCGCTAATCAAAGGTGGGCAAAAGGCCACGCAATCACCGGGCATGGCGCGCAAAATCAAGCCATGGTTTTCACATTTTTTCACCAAACCTGCCCCCATGCCAAGGCTTGGGTCAAACGGAGTTTTGCTCGCTTTATCCGCACTTAACTCAATCGCGCCAATTAAGCCTGTGCCACGAACTTCGCCCACAAGCGGATGGTCCGCATATGTCGCTAAACGATCTTGAAAATAAGGGCTTATGGCATTGACCTGCGCAACAATATCGCGCTCCTCATAAATCTTCAGCACCTCAAGCGCCACTGCACAAGGCACCGGATGACCGCCATAGGTCAGCCCATGACCAAATACTCCAAGCTCATTGCTACGTTCTTTCACCACTTGATACAGCCCATCCGACACCATCAAGGCTGAGATTGGCAAATAACCAGAAGACATTTGCTTAGCAAGCGTCATCATGTCGGGCTTGATGTTAT
The DNA window shown above is from Candidatus Terasakiella magnetica and carries:
- a CDS encoding aspartate/glutamate racemase family protein, with the protein product MKTIGMLGGMSWESTTSYYQALNRGVKSALGGLHCAKIAMVSVDFAEIEKLQHEDNWDETAVILSEAAKSVEAAGADFLLICTNTMHKVADQIEEAIDIPILHIADATAEALKEKEIKRVGLLGTKFTMEQAFYKGRISKNHGIDVVVPVEAQQEWVHEIIYNELCQGIIKEDSRDLFLAIIDDLHEEGCEAVILGCTEIALLVSQEDTEVALFDTAQIHCDMAVKLALGAGS